One window of the Candoia aspera isolate rCanAsp1 chromosome 16, rCanAsp1.hap2, whole genome shotgun sequence genome contains the following:
- the PSMD5 gene encoding 26S proteasome non-ATPase regulatory subunit 5 isoform X1: protein MAAAEVDAALALLGRIAGLPEPLEELRALRVAVQALPPGALRERGPGFPLAGLFVLMARGDSSEQISLCVSVLERFLQVMDPLDVIQNFGEELQKGLFHPDDSVKILTISQVGRVVEDPVAVREILNTPELLRQIVYCIAAEKIAVAKEAIKSLSRIAQTPEGLEVLLVGNLLIDLKSVMAKSDVIRYRVYELVVDISSMSVDSLNYCVNSGLMSEMIGELTGNDVLVRATCIEMVTSLAHTQHGRQYLAQQGIIDKISNIIIGADSDPFSGFYLPGFVKFFGNLAIVDSPQQICEQYPAFLEKVFNMAEGQDPTLFGVAVDTIGILGSNVEGKLVLQKTGSRFHRVLNRIGHQIKNAPTEMRIRCLDAVSSLLYLQPDHQTEDLLRMTESWFSCLSNQPLELFRSISTQPFPDLHCAALRVFTAIANQPWAQQKMLASPGFVEYIVDRAVEPDKASKEAKYELVKALVNSKTAAEIFGNQHYLRLRAYMREGPYYVKAVSTTAVEGAE, encoded by the exons ATGGCGGCGGCCGAGGTGGACGCTGCGCTGGCGCTGCTGGGCCGGATCGCTGGGCTGCCGGAGCCGCTGGAGGAGCTGCGGGCCCTGCGGGTGGCCGTGCAGGCCCTGCCCCCCGGCGCCCTCCGCGAGCGAGGTCCTGGCTTCCCCTTGGCTGGGCTCTTCGTCCTCATGGCCCGCGGGGACAG CAGCGAGCAGATCTCTTTATGTGTATCTGTCTTGGAGAGATTCCTGCAAGTCATGGACCCCTTGGACGTAATCCAAAACTTTGGAGAAGAACTTCAGAAGGGACTCTTCCACCCTGATGATTCAGTCAAAATCCTAACCATCTCCCAA GTGGGAAGAGTAGTTGAAGATCCTGTCGCTGTTAGAGAAATCCTTAACACTCCTGAATTATTGAGGCAGATTGTCTATTGCATTGCTGCGGAGAAAATAGCTGTGGCAAAAGAG gccatcaagtcattgtccaGGATAGCTCAAACACCAGAGGGCTTGGAAGTTTTGCTGGTGGGGAACTTGCTGATAGACTTAAAAAGCGTCATGGCGAAGAGCGATGTCATACGTTATCGCGTGTATGAG CTAGTAGTCGATATTTCCTCCATGTCGGTGGATTCTCTGAACTACTGCGTGAACAGTGGTTTGATGTCAGAAATGATTGGAGAACTGACTGGAAACGATGTGCTTGTCAG aGCTACCTGTATAGAGATGGTGACCTCATTGGCCCACACTCAGCACGGACGACAGTATCTCGCCCAGCAAGGCATCATTGACAAGATTTCCAATATAATCATTGGAGCTGACTCCGATCCCTTCTCCGGCTTCTACCTGCCAG GATTTGTTAAATTTTTTGGCAACCTGGCGATCGTGGACAGCCCCCAGCAGATCTGCGAGCAGTATCCTGCCTTTCTGGAGAAGGTGTTCAACATGGCTGAAGGCCAAGACCCAACCTTGTTTGGCGTGGCGGTGGACACGATTGGGATCTTGGGGTCAAACGTGGAGGGCAAGTTGGTGCTCCAGAAGACAG GGAGTCGGTTCCATCGTGTGCTAAACAGAATTGGACATCAGATAAAGAATGCTCCGACTGAGATGAGAATCCGATGTCTGGATGCCGTTTCATCTCTTTTGTACTTGCAA CCTGACCATCAGACCGAAGATCTTCTCCGGATGACAGAATCTTGGTTTTCCTGTCTATCCAACCAGCCCTTGGAACTCTTCAGGAGCATCAGCACCCAGCCATTCCCTGATCTCCACTGTGCTGCCTTGAGAGTCTTCACT GCCATTGCTAATCAACCTTGGGCCCAGCAGAAGATGTTGGCCAGTCCTGGCTTTGTGGAATACATCGTTGACAGAGCAGTGGAGCCAGATAAAGCTTCTAAGGAGGCCAAATATGAACTTGTCAAGGCCTTGGTTAACTCAAAGACCGCTGCAGAAATCTTTGGAAATCAGCATTATTTAAGACTGAGGGCTTACATGCGCGAGGGGCCGTATTATGTTAAGGCTGTCTCAACTACTGCTGTGGAAGGAGCTGAGTAG
- the PSMD5 gene encoding 26S proteasome non-ATPase regulatory subunit 5 isoform X3 gives MAAAEVDAALALLGRIAGLPEPLEELRALRVAVQALPPGALRERGPGFPLAGLFVLMARGDSSEQISLCVSVLERFLQVMDPLDVIQNFGEELQKGLFHPDDSVKILTISQVGRVVEDPVAVREILNTPELLRQIVYCIAAEKIAVAKELVVDISSMSVDSLNYCVNSGLMSEMIGELTGNDVLVRATCIEMVTSLAHTQHGRQYLAQQGIIDKISNIIIGADSDPFSGFYLPGFVKFFGNLAIVDSPQQICEQYPAFLEKVFNMAEGQDPTLFGVAVDTIGILGSNVEGKLVLQKTGSRFHRVLNRIGHQIKNAPTEMRIRCLDAVSSLLYLQPDHQTEDLLRMTESWFSCLSNQPLELFRSISTQPFPDLHCAALRVFTAIANQPWAQQKMLASPGFVEYIVDRAVEPDKASKEAKYELVKALVNSKTAAEIFGNQHYLRLRAYMREGPYYVKAVSTTAVEGAE, from the exons ATGGCGGCGGCCGAGGTGGACGCTGCGCTGGCGCTGCTGGGCCGGATCGCTGGGCTGCCGGAGCCGCTGGAGGAGCTGCGGGCCCTGCGGGTGGCCGTGCAGGCCCTGCCCCCCGGCGCCCTCCGCGAGCGAGGTCCTGGCTTCCCCTTGGCTGGGCTCTTCGTCCTCATGGCCCGCGGGGACAG CAGCGAGCAGATCTCTTTATGTGTATCTGTCTTGGAGAGATTCCTGCAAGTCATGGACCCCTTGGACGTAATCCAAAACTTTGGAGAAGAACTTCAGAAGGGACTCTTCCACCCTGATGATTCAGTCAAAATCCTAACCATCTCCCAA GTGGGAAGAGTAGTTGAAGATCCTGTCGCTGTTAGAGAAATCCTTAACACTCCTGAATTATTGAGGCAGATTGTCTATTGCATTGCTGCGGAGAAAATAGCTGTGGCAAAAGAG CTAGTAGTCGATATTTCCTCCATGTCGGTGGATTCTCTGAACTACTGCGTGAACAGTGGTTTGATGTCAGAAATGATTGGAGAACTGACTGGAAACGATGTGCTTGTCAG aGCTACCTGTATAGAGATGGTGACCTCATTGGCCCACACTCAGCACGGACGACAGTATCTCGCCCAGCAAGGCATCATTGACAAGATTTCCAATATAATCATTGGAGCTGACTCCGATCCCTTCTCCGGCTTCTACCTGCCAG GATTTGTTAAATTTTTTGGCAACCTGGCGATCGTGGACAGCCCCCAGCAGATCTGCGAGCAGTATCCTGCCTTTCTGGAGAAGGTGTTCAACATGGCTGAAGGCCAAGACCCAACCTTGTTTGGCGTGGCGGTGGACACGATTGGGATCTTGGGGTCAAACGTGGAGGGCAAGTTGGTGCTCCAGAAGACAG GGAGTCGGTTCCATCGTGTGCTAAACAGAATTGGACATCAGATAAAGAATGCTCCGACTGAGATGAGAATCCGATGTCTGGATGCCGTTTCATCTCTTTTGTACTTGCAA CCTGACCATCAGACCGAAGATCTTCTCCGGATGACAGAATCTTGGTTTTCCTGTCTATCCAACCAGCCCTTGGAACTCTTCAGGAGCATCAGCACCCAGCCATTCCCTGATCTCCACTGTGCTGCCTTGAGAGTCTTCACT GCCATTGCTAATCAACCTTGGGCCCAGCAGAAGATGTTGGCCAGTCCTGGCTTTGTGGAATACATCGTTGACAGAGCAGTGGAGCCAGATAAAGCTTCTAAGGAGGCCAAATATGAACTTGTCAAGGCCTTGGTTAACTCAAAGACCGCTGCAGAAATCTTTGGAAATCAGCATTATTTAAGACTGAGGGCTTACATGCGCGAGGGGCCGTATTATGTTAAGGCTGTCTCAACTACTGCTGTGGAAGGAGCTGAGTAG
- the PSMD5 gene encoding 26S proteasome non-ATPase regulatory subunit 5 isoform X2, translated as MAAAEVDAALALLGRIAGLPEPLEELRALRVAVQALPPGALRERGPGFPLAGLFVLMARGDSEQISLCVSVLERFLQVMDPLDVIQNFGEELQKGLFHPDDSVKILTISQVGRVVEDPVAVREILNTPELLRQIVYCIAAEKIAVAKEAIKSLSRIAQTPEGLEVLLVGNLLIDLKSVMAKSDVIRYRVYELVVDISSMSVDSLNYCVNSGLMSEMIGELTGNDVLVRATCIEMVTSLAHTQHGRQYLAQQGIIDKISNIIIGADSDPFSGFYLPGFVKFFGNLAIVDSPQQICEQYPAFLEKVFNMAEGQDPTLFGVAVDTIGILGSNVEGKLVLQKTGSRFHRVLNRIGHQIKNAPTEMRIRCLDAVSSLLYLQPDHQTEDLLRMTESWFSCLSNQPLELFRSISTQPFPDLHCAALRVFTAIANQPWAQQKMLASPGFVEYIVDRAVEPDKASKEAKYELVKALVNSKTAAEIFGNQHYLRLRAYMREGPYYVKAVSTTAVEGAE; from the exons ATGGCGGCGGCCGAGGTGGACGCTGCGCTGGCGCTGCTGGGCCGGATCGCTGGGCTGCCGGAGCCGCTGGAGGAGCTGCGGGCCCTGCGGGTGGCCGTGCAGGCCCTGCCCCCCGGCGCCCTCCGCGAGCGAGGTCCTGGCTTCCCCTTGGCTGGGCTCTTCGTCCTCATGGCCCGCGGGGACAG CGAGCAGATCTCTTTATGTGTATCTGTCTTGGAGAGATTCCTGCAAGTCATGGACCCCTTGGACGTAATCCAAAACTTTGGAGAAGAACTTCAGAAGGGACTCTTCCACCCTGATGATTCAGTCAAAATCCTAACCATCTCCCAA GTGGGAAGAGTAGTTGAAGATCCTGTCGCTGTTAGAGAAATCCTTAACACTCCTGAATTATTGAGGCAGATTGTCTATTGCATTGCTGCGGAGAAAATAGCTGTGGCAAAAGAG gccatcaagtcattgtccaGGATAGCTCAAACACCAGAGGGCTTGGAAGTTTTGCTGGTGGGGAACTTGCTGATAGACTTAAAAAGCGTCATGGCGAAGAGCGATGTCATACGTTATCGCGTGTATGAG CTAGTAGTCGATATTTCCTCCATGTCGGTGGATTCTCTGAACTACTGCGTGAACAGTGGTTTGATGTCAGAAATGATTGGAGAACTGACTGGAAACGATGTGCTTGTCAG aGCTACCTGTATAGAGATGGTGACCTCATTGGCCCACACTCAGCACGGACGACAGTATCTCGCCCAGCAAGGCATCATTGACAAGATTTCCAATATAATCATTGGAGCTGACTCCGATCCCTTCTCCGGCTTCTACCTGCCAG GATTTGTTAAATTTTTTGGCAACCTGGCGATCGTGGACAGCCCCCAGCAGATCTGCGAGCAGTATCCTGCCTTTCTGGAGAAGGTGTTCAACATGGCTGAAGGCCAAGACCCAACCTTGTTTGGCGTGGCGGTGGACACGATTGGGATCTTGGGGTCAAACGTGGAGGGCAAGTTGGTGCTCCAGAAGACAG GGAGTCGGTTCCATCGTGTGCTAAACAGAATTGGACATCAGATAAAGAATGCTCCGACTGAGATGAGAATCCGATGTCTGGATGCCGTTTCATCTCTTTTGTACTTGCAA CCTGACCATCAGACCGAAGATCTTCTCCGGATGACAGAATCTTGGTTTTCCTGTCTATCCAACCAGCCCTTGGAACTCTTCAGGAGCATCAGCACCCAGCCATTCCCTGATCTCCACTGTGCTGCCTTGAGAGTCTTCACT GCCATTGCTAATCAACCTTGGGCCCAGCAGAAGATGTTGGCCAGTCCTGGCTTTGTGGAATACATCGTTGACAGAGCAGTGGAGCCAGATAAAGCTTCTAAGGAGGCCAAATATGAACTTGTCAAGGCCTTGGTTAACTCAAAGACCGCTGCAGAAATCTTTGGAAATCAGCATTATTTAAGACTGAGGGCTTACATGCGCGAGGGGCCGTATTATGTTAAGGCTGTCTCAACTACTGCTGTGGAAGGAGCTGAGTAG